From the genome of Mustela lutreola isolate mMusLut2 chromosome 16, mMusLut2.pri, whole genome shotgun sequence, one region includes:
- the NFKBIB gene encoding NF-kappa-B inhibitor beta isoform X2: MAGVACLGKAPEADEWCDSGLGSLGPDASAPGGPGLGAELGPGLSWAPLVFGYVSEDGDTALHLAVIHQHEPFLDFLLGFAAGTEYLDLQNDLGQGPDCTSDADRPPVTLYPEPDSEKEDEESEEDWKLQLEAENYEGHTPLHVAVIHKDAEMVRLLREAGADLNKLEPTCGRSPLHLAVEAQAADVLELLLRAGADPATRMYGGRTPLGSAMLRPNPILARLLRAHGAPEPEDEDDRPGPCSSSSDSDSGDEGDEYDDIVVHSGQSPNRLPPTPASKPLPDDPV; the protein is encoded by the exons ATGGCCGGGGTCGCGTGCTTGGGGAAAGCGCCGGAGGCCGACGAATGGTGCGACAGCGGCCTGGGCTCTCTGGGCCCGGACGCATCAGCACCCGGAGGACCGGGGTTAGGCGCCGAGCTGGGGCCGGGGCTGTCGTGGGCGCCCCTCGTCTTCGGCTACGTCAGTGAGGATGGGGACAC GGCACTGCACTTGGCGGTGATTCATCAGCACGAGCCCTTCTTGGATTTCCTCCTAGGCTTCGCAGCTGGCACCGAGTACCTAGACCTGCAGAATGACCTGGGccag GGCCCTGACTGCACCTCTGATGCCGACCGCCCACCTGTCACCTTGTACCCCGAACCCGACTCGGAGAAGGAAGATGAAGAGAGTGAGGAGGATTGGAAGCTGCAGTTGGAGGCTGAGAACTATGAGG GCCATACCCCACTTCACGTGGCTGTCATCCACAAAGATGCCGAGATGGTTCGGCTGCTCCGGGAGGCTGGAGCAGACCTCAACAAACTG GAGCCCACTTGTGGCCGGAGCCCCCTACACTTGGCAGTGGAGGCCCAAGCCGCCGATGTCCTGGAGCTCCTCCTGAGGGCAGGTGCCGACCCCGCTACCCGCATGTATGGCGGCCGCACCCCACTGGGCAGTGCCATGCTCCGGCCCAACCCCATCCTCGCCCGCCTTCTCCGTGCACATGGAGCCCCTGAGCCCGAGGATGAGGACGACAGGCCTGGCCCCTGCAGCAGCAGTAGCGACAGTGACAGCGGGGACGAGGGC gaTGAATACGACGACATCGTGGTCCACAGTGGCCAGAGCCCAAACCGGCTACCTCCTACCCCAGCCTCAAAACCTCTCCCTGATGACCCCGTCTGA
- the NFKBIB gene encoding NF-kappa-B inhibitor beta isoform X1, which yields MAGVACLGKAPEADEWCDSGLGSLGPDASAPGGPGLGAELGPGLSWAPLVFGYVSEDGDTALHLAVIHQHEPFLDFLLGFAAGTEYLDLQNDLGQTALHLAAILGEASTVEKLYAAGAGLHVVERGGHTALHLACRMRAHACARVLLQPRPRCARGAPNTYLAQGPDCTSDADRPPVTLYPEPDSEKEDEESEEDWKLQLEAENYEGHTPLHVAVIHKDAEMVRLLREAGADLNKLEPTCGRSPLHLAVEAQAADVLELLLRAGADPATRMYGGRTPLGSAMLRPNPILARLLRAHGAPEPEDEDDRPGPCSSSSDSDSGDEGDEYDDIVVHSGQSPNRLPPTPASKPLPDDPV from the exons ATGGCCGGGGTCGCGTGCTTGGGGAAAGCGCCGGAGGCCGACGAATGGTGCGACAGCGGCCTGGGCTCTCTGGGCCCGGACGCATCAGCACCCGGAGGACCGGGGTTAGGCGCCGAGCTGGGGCCGGGGCTGTCGTGGGCGCCCCTCGTCTTCGGCTACGTCAGTGAGGATGGGGACAC GGCACTGCACTTGGCGGTGATTCATCAGCACGAGCCCTTCTTGGATTTCCTCCTAGGCTTCGCAGCTGGCACCGAGTACCTAGACCTGCAGAATGACCTGGGccag ACAGCCCTTCACCTGGCAGCCATCCTGGGGGAGGCGTCCACAGTGGAGAAGTTGTACGCGGCGGGTGCCGGGTTGCACGTGGTGGAGCGTGGGGGACACACAGCGCTGCACCTGGCCTGTCGCATGAGGGCACATGCCTGCGCTCGCGTGCTTCTCCAGCCCCGTCCCCGGTGCGCCAGGGGAGCCCCCAACACCTACCTTGCTCAGGGCCCTGACTGCACCTCTGATGCCGACCGCCCACCTGTCACCTTGTACCCCGAACCCGACTCGGAGAAGGAAGATGAAGAGAGTGAGGAGGATTGGAAGCTGCAGTTGGAGGCTGAGAACTATGAGG GCCATACCCCACTTCACGTGGCTGTCATCCACAAAGATGCCGAGATGGTTCGGCTGCTCCGGGAGGCTGGAGCAGACCTCAACAAACTG GAGCCCACTTGTGGCCGGAGCCCCCTACACTTGGCAGTGGAGGCCCAAGCCGCCGATGTCCTGGAGCTCCTCCTGAGGGCAGGTGCCGACCCCGCTACCCGCATGTATGGCGGCCGCACCCCACTGGGCAGTGCCATGCTCCGGCCCAACCCCATCCTCGCCCGCCTTCTCCGTGCACATGGAGCCCCTGAGCCCGAGGATGAGGACGACAGGCCTGGCCCCTGCAGCAGCAGTAGCGACAGTGACAGCGGGGACGAGGGC gaTGAATACGACGACATCGTGGTCCACAGTGGCCAGAGCCCAAACCGGCTACCTCCTACCCCAGCCTCAAAACCTCTCCCTGATGACCCCGTCTGA
- the CCER2 gene encoding coiled-coil domain-containing glutamate-rich protein 2, with amino-acid sequence MQRRGPASVLLLLPLPLLLALLLGAATAAPLVPRSSKEELTRCLAEVVTEVLALGQAQRSPCTALLHKEMCQTEPYGCVSAKEKGLLLEDFKKQEAGKTRSSQEVREEEEEAAERAHKSEVREQTIHEQLHSRLRQEENEEEEEEEKAEEEEKRKKRGPMESFEGEGLWRHRLEGRGGPQKRVAEQASDEETAQFEAEEKGLQVLGEGGGLWRGAEGGGGEGHEDSLHHHRSHQSEAEPKQEEKEEASEREEHDMERLEHVRKELKKATEILGEEIRREG; translated from the exons ATGCAGCGCCGCGGGCCCGCCTCTGTGCTGCTGTTGCTGCCGTTGCCCCTGCTGTTGGCGCTGCTGCTGGGGGCAG CCACCGCTGCTCCCTTGGTGCCAAGATCCTCCAAGGAAGAG CTGACTCGCTGTCTGGCCGAGGTGGTCACGGAAGTGCTGGCACTGGGCCAGGCCCAGAGAAGCCCCTGCACAGCTCTCCTCCACAAAG aaatgtgtcagacagagccttaTGGCTGTGTGTCCGCCAAAGAGAAAGGCCTACTGCTTGAGGATTTCAAGAAGCAAGAGGCTGGGAAGACAAGGTCCAGCCAGGAagtgagggaagaggaagaggaggcagcgGAGAGGGCCCACAAGTCTGAGGTGCGGGAACAGACCATCCACGAGCAGCTCCACAGCCGGCTCCGCCAGGAGGAgaacgaggaggaggaggaggaggagaaggcagaggaggaggagaaaaggaagaagagggggcCCATGGAATCCTTCGAAGGCGAAGGCCTGTGGAGGCATCGCCTAGAGGGCAGAGGGGGGCCCCAGAAGCGAGTGGCAGAGCAGGCCAGTGACGAGGAGACAGCGCAGTTCGAGGCGGAGGAGAAGGGCCTGCAGGTGCTAGGCGAGGGCGGCGGCCTGTGGCggggagccgaggggggcggAGGAGAGGGACACGAGGACTCGCTGCACCACCACCGCTCCCACCAGTCAGAAGCTGAgcccaagcaggaggagaaggaagaggcttcGGAgagggag GAGCACGACATGGAGCGGCTGGAGCACGTGAGAAAGGAGCTGAAGAAGGCAACCGAGATTCTGGGGGAGGAGATCAGGAGGGAGGGATGA
- the SARS2 gene encoding serine--tRNA ligase, mitochondrial: MAASMARRLGSLVAGWGLRPRRGCVCSHNARRTFATERRDRNLLYEHAREGYSALPQLDMESLCACPEDAARALQLRKGELRPEDLPAIIATWQELRQLREQIRILEEEKGAVAEAVRALLVNQDNGQVQQDPQYQSLRARGREIRKLLMVLYPKETQLEEDFFLRALRLPNRTHPDVPVGDESQARVLHVVGDKPAFSFQPRGHLEIAEKLDIIRQKRLSHVSGHRSYYLRGAGALLQHGLVNFTLNKLIQRGFTPMTVPDLLRGAVFEGCGMTPNANPSQIYNIDPSRFEDLNLAGTAEVGLAGYFMDHSVAFRDLPIRMVCSSTCYRAETDTGKEPRGLYRVHHFTKVEMFGVTGPGLEQSSRLLEEFLSLQMEILTELGLHFRVLDMPTQELGLPAYRKFDIEAWMPGRGRFGEVSSASNCTDFQSRRLHIMFQEEAGELQFAHTVNATACAVPRLLIALLESNQQEDGSVLVPPALQPYLGTERITAPTHVPLQYIGPNQPQKPRHLSRPVSS, from the exons ATGGCTGCGTCCATGGCGCGGCGTTTGGGGTCTTTGGTGGCTGGTTGGGGTCTTCGGCCCCGGAGAGGTTGCGTCTGCAGCCATAACGCAAGGAGAACTTTTGCCACGGAGAGACGAGACCGGAACCTTCTGTACGAGCACGCGCGCGAGGGCTACAGTGCGCTCCCTCAGCTGGACATGGAGTCGCTGTGCGCATGCCCGGAAGACGCTGCACGCGCCCTGCAGCTCCGCAAGGGGGAGTTACGGCCGGAAGACCTGCCGGCGATC ATCGCCACCTGGCAGGAGCTGAGGCAGCTGAGGGAGCAGATCCGGAttctggaggaggagaagggggctGTGGCTGAGGCAGTCCGGGCCCTTCTG GTAAACCAGGACAACGGTCAAGTGCAGCAG GACCCCCAGTATCAGAGCCTGCGGGCACGTGGCCGGGAGATCCGCAAGCTGCTCATGGTCCTGTACCCCAAGGAGACCCAGCTTGAGGAGGATTTCTTCCTGCGGGCGCTGAGGCTGCCCAACCGGACCCACCCGGACGTG CCCGTCGGGGATGAGAGCCAGGCCCGAGTGCTCCACGTGGTCGGAGACAAGCCAG CTTTCTCCTTCCAACCCCGGGGCCACCTGGAAATCGCGGAGAAGCTCGACATCATCCGTCAGAA GCGCCTGTCCCACGTATCCGGCCACCGCTCCTACTACCTCCGAGGGGCTGGAGCCCTCCTGCAGCACGGCCTAGTCAACTTCACACTCAACAAGCTCATCCAGCGG GGCTTCACTCCCATGACGGTGCCAGACCTTCTCCGAGGAGCTGTGTTT GAAGGCTGTGGGATGACACCAAATGCCAATCCGTCCCAGATTTACAACATCGACCCCTCCCGTTTTGAAGACCTCAACCTGGCTGGGACAGCAGAGGTGGGACTGGCTG GCTACTTCATGGACCACTCCGTGGCCTTCAGGGACCTGCCCATCAG GATGGTTTGTTCTAGTACCTGCTACCGGGCCGAGACAGACACAGGGAAGGAGCCACGGGGACTATATCGAGTACACCACTTCACCAAG GTGGAGATGTTTGGGGTGACAGGCCCTGGGCTGGAGCAGAGCTCGCGGCTACTGGAGGAGTTCCTGTCCCTACAGATGGAGATCCTGACGGAGCTGGGCCTGCACTTCCg CGTCCTGGACATGCCCACCCAGGAATTGGGCCTTCCTGCCTACCGCAAGTTCGATATTGAGGCCTGGATGCCAGGCCGCGGCCGCTTTGGTGAG GTCTCCAGCGCATCCAATTGCACGGACTTCCAGAGCCGCCGGCTTCACATCATGTTCCAGGAGGAGGCCGGGGAGCTGCAGTTCGCCCACACG GTGAACGCCACGGCCTGCGCTGTCCCCCGCCTCCTCATCGCCCTCCTGGAAAGCAATCAGCAGGAG GATGGCTCTGTCCTCgtgccccctgccctccagccctACCTTGGCACCGAGCGGATCACGGCCCCCACTCATGTGCCTCTTCAGTACATCGGCCCCAACCAGCCCCAGAAGCCCAGGCACCTGAGCCGGCCTGTTTCAAGCTGA
- the MRPS12 gene encoding small ribosomal subunit protein uS12m, which yields MFWSGLLRGLSTSLNYGLALATRPMATLNQMHRRGLPKRPPPPLGPTAGRPQLKGVVLRTFIRKPKKPNSANRKCCRVRLSTGREAVCFIPGEGHSLQEHHVVLVQGGRTQDLPGVKLTVVRGKYDCGHVQKKK from the exons ATGTTCTGGTCCGGCCTTCTCCGTGGCCTCAGCACGTCCCTAAATTATG GCCTAGCCCTGGCCACCCGGCCCATGGCCACCCTGAACCAGATGCACCGCCGAGGGCTTCCCAAGAGGCCGCCTCCACCTCTAGGCCCCACGGCCGGCCGGCCACAGCTGAAGGGAGTGGTGTTGCGCACGTTCATCCGAAAGCCCAAGAAACCCAACTCAGCCAACCGCAAGTGCTGCCGCGTGCGGCTCAGCACTGGCCGAGAGGCCGTGTGCTTCATCCCCGGGGAGGGCCACAGCCTGCAGGAGCACCATGTCGTGCTGGTGCAGGGCGGCCGCACCCAGGACCTGCCTGGCGTGAAGCTCACTGTTGTGCGTGGCAAGTATGACTGTGGCCACGTGCAGAAGAAGAAGTGA
- the FBXO17 gene encoding F-box only protein 17 isoform X2, which yields MGARPSRRQLPADPPLALDALPPELLVQVLSHVPPRALVTRCRAVCRAWRDVVDGPTVWLLQLARDRSAEGRALYAVAQRCPPNGEDEEFPLCALARYCLRAPLGRNLIFNSCGEQGFRGWEVEHGGNGWAVEKNLTLVPGAPSQTCFVTSFQWCFKRQLVDLVMEGVWQELLDSAQIEICVADWWGARENCGCIYRLRVRLLDVYENEVVKFSASPNPVLQWTERGCRQVSHVFTNFGKGIRYVSFEQYGRDTRSWVGHYGALVTHSSVRVRIRLS from the exons ATGGGCGCCCGGCCCTCGCGGCGGCAGCTGCCCGCGGACCCGCCCCTAGCCTTGGACGCGCTGCCCCCGGAGCTGCTGGTGCAGGTGCTGAGCCACGTGCCGCCGCGCGCCCTGGTGACGCGCTGCCGCGCAGTGTGCCGCGCCTGGCGCGACGTGGTGGACGGGCCCACCGTGTGGCTGCTGCAGCTGGCCCGCGACCGCAGCGCCGAAGGCCGCGCACTCTACGCTGTGGCCCAGCGCTGCCCGCCCAACGGCGAGGACGAGGAGTTCCCGCTCTGCGCCCTGGCGCGCTACTGCCTGCGCGCGCCCCTAGGCCGCAACCTCATCTTCAACTCCTGCGGAGAGC AGGGCTTCAGAGGCTGGGAGGTGGAGCACGGCGGGAACGGCTGGGCCGTGGAGAAGAACCTAACGCTGGTGCCGGGGGCTCCTTCCCAGACCTGCTTCGTGACTTCTTTCCA ATGGTGCTTCAAGAGGCAGCTTGTAGACTTGGTGATGGAAGGGGTGTGGCAGGAGCTGCTGGACAGTGCCCAGATCGAGATCTGTGTGGCCGACTG GTGGGGTGCCCGAGAAAACTGTGGCTGCATCTACCGTCTCCGGGTCCGCCTCCTGGATGTGTACGAAAACGAAGTGGTCAAGTTCTCGGCCTCACCCAACCCAGTTCTTCAGTGGACGGAGAGAGGCTGTCGACAG GTGTCGCATGTCTTCACCAACTTTGGCAAGGGCATCCGCTACGTGTCATTTGAGCAGTATGGGAGGGACACGCGTTCCTGGGTGGGGCACTATGGCGCCCTGGTGACCCACTCCAGTGTGAGGGTCAGGATCCGCCTGTCCTAG